A section of the Falco biarmicus isolate bFalBia1 chromosome 3, bFalBia1.pri, whole genome shotgun sequence genome encodes:
- the CPSF1 gene encoding cleavage and polyadenylation specificity factor subunit 1, with the protein MYAVYKQAHPPTGLEFSMFCNFFSNAERNLVVAGTSQLYVYRLNHDCETAAKGERNVEGKGHKEKLELVASFAFFGNVMSMASVQLAGAKRDALLLSFKDAKLSVVEYDPGTHDLKTLSLHYFEEPELRDGFVQNVHIPRVRVDPDGRCAVMLIYGTRLVVLPFRRDTLTDEHEGLVGEGQKSSFLPSYIIDVRELDEKLLNIIDMQFLYGYYEPTLLILFEPNQTWPGRVAVRQDTCSIVAISLNIMQKVHPVIWSLSNLPFDCTQALAVPKPIGGVVIFAVNSLLYLNQSVPPYGVALNSLTNGTTVFPLRMQDGVKVTLDCAQATFISYDKMVISLKGGEIYVLTLITDGMRSVRSFHFDKAAASVLTTCMVTMEPGYLFLGSRLGNSLLLKYTEKLQEPPANGGKEPPDRQEEPPVKRKRSESSGTWAGGKSAPQDEVDEIEVYGSEAQSGTQLATYSFEVCDSILNIGPCANAAMGEPAFLSEEFQSSPEPDLEIVLCSGYGKNGALSVLQKSIRPQVVTTFELPGCYDMWTVIAPQKKEEPDDATAGENAEKEPAAPSPPEEDGKRHGFLILSREDSTMILQTGQEIMELDTSGFATQGPTVFAGNIGENRYIVQVSPLGIRLLEGVNQLHFIPVDLGSPIVHCAVADPYVVIMSAEGQVTMFVLKSDTYGGRTHRLTLQKPQLHHQSKVIALCLYRDVSGMFTTESRAASTRDELSLRTHSEAETLIQDISNTVDDEEEMLYGDSGALFSPAKEEPRRSSLPSTDRDPHQYKPEPTHWCVLVRENGAMEIYQLPDWRLVFLVKNFPMGQRVLVDSSFGQPAAQGDGKKEEVTRQGELPLVKEVLLVALGNRQSRPYLLVHVDQELLIYEAFSHDSQLGQSNLKVRFKKVPHNINFREKKLKQSKKKPESAGGEEPGGPRGRVARFRYFEDIYGYSGVFICGPSPHWLLVTSRGALRLHPMTIDGTVESFAPFHNINCPKGFLYFNRQGELRISVLPAYLSYDAPWPVRKIPLRCTTHYVAYHVESKVYAVATSVINPCTRIPRMTGEEKEFESIERDDRYIHPQQEAFSIQLISPVSWETIPNTRIDLEEWEHVTCMKTVSLKSEETVSGLKGYIAVGTCLMQGEEVTCRGRILIMDIIEVVPEPGQPLTKNKFKVLYEKEQKGPVTALCHCNGYLVSAIGQKIFLWSLKDNDLTGMAFIDTQLYIHQMISVKNFILAADLMKSISLLRYQEESKTLSLVSRDAKPLEVYSVDFMVDSTQLGFLVSDRDRNLLVYMYLPEAKESFGGMRLLRRADFHVGAHVNTFWRTPCRGAADGPNKKTSAWENKHITWFATLDGGIGLLLPMQEKTYRRLLMLQNALSTMLPHHAGLNPRAFRLLHVDRRILQNAVRNVLDGELLNRYLYLSTMERGELAKKIGTTPDIILEDLLEIDRVTAHF; encoded by the exons ATGTATGCCGTCTACAAGCAAGCCCACCCCCCCACGGGGCTGGAGTTCTCCATGTTCTGCAACTTCTTCTCCAATGCTGAGCGCAACTTGGTGGTGGCTGGCACTTCCCAGCTCTATGTTTATCGCCTCAACCATGACTGCGAG ACAGCTGCTAAAGGAGAGAGGAATGTGG AAGGCAAAGGGCACAAGGAgaagctggagctggtggcCTCCTTCGCCTTCTTTGGCAACGTCATGTCCATGGCCAGTGTGCAGCTGGCGGGGGCCAAGCGGGACGCCCTGCTCCTCAGCTTCAAGGATGCCAAG CTCTCTGTGGTGGAGTACGACCCTGGCACCCACGACCTGAAGACACTCTCCCTCCACTACTTTGAAGAGCCGGAGCTGCGG GACGGCTTTGTGCAGAACGTCCACATCCCCCGTGTGCGTGTGGACCCTGATGGGCGCTGCGCTGTTATGCTGATCTATGGCACCCGGCTGGTGGTCCTGCCCTTCCGCCGCGACACCCTGACAGATGAGCACGAGGGGCTGGTGGGAGAAGG GCAGAAGTCCAGCTTCTTGCCGAGTTACATCATCGATGTGCGGGAGCTGGACGAGAAGCTCCTCAACATCATCGACATGCAGTTCCTCTACGGCTACTATGAGCCCACCCTCCTCATCCTCTTTGAGCCCAACCAGACCTGGCCAGG GCGGGTGGCGGTTCGCCAGGACACGTGCAGCATCGTGGCCATCTCCCTCAACATCATGCAGAAGGTCCATCCTGTCATCTGGTCCCTCAGCAACCTGCCCTTCGACTGCACCCAGGCGCTGGCCGTCCCCAAGCCCATCG GAGGAGTGGTGATCTTCGCTGTCAACTCACTGCTGTACCTCAACCAGAGCGTGCCGCCCTACGGCGTGGCCCTCAACAGCCTCACCAACGGCACCACCGTCTTCCCCCTGC GCATGCAGGACGGGGTAAAGGTGACGCTGGACTGCGCCCAGGCCACCTTCATCTCCTACGACAAGATGGTCATCTCGCTGAAAGGAGGGGAGAT ctATGTCCTAACACTGATAACAGATGGGATGAGAAGCGTCCGCTCCTTCCACTTCGACAAGGCGGCTGCCAGCGTCCTCACCACTTGT ATGGTGACGATGGAGCCAGGGTACCTGTTCCTGGGGTCACGCCTGGGGAACTCCCTGCTGCTCAAGTACACTGAGAAGCTGCAGGAGCCCCCTGCCAACGGGGGCAAGGAGCCACCTGACCGGCAG GAGGAGCCCCCAGTGAAGAGGAAGCGGTCAGAGTCCTCGGGGACCTGGGCAG GAGGGAAATCGGCGCCGCAGGACGAGGTGGATGAGATTGAGGTGTATGGCAGCGAGGCGCAGTCGGGCACCCAGCTTGCCACCTACTCCTTTGAG GTCTGCGACAGCATCCTTAACATCGGCCCCTGTGCCAACGCCGCCATGGGCGAGCCGGCGTTCCTCTCAGAGGAG TTTCAGAGCAGCCCGGAGCCGGACCTGGAGATCGTGCTGTGCTCTGGCTACGGCAAGAACGGAGCCCTCTCCGTGCTGCAG AAAAGCATCCGGCCCCAGGTGGTGACCACCTTCGAGCTGCCCGGCTGCTACGACATGTGGACCGTCATCGCGccacagaagaaggaagag CCGGATGACGCCACGGCAGGGGAGAACGCTGAGAAGGagcctgctgcccccagcccccctgagGAGGACGGCAAAAGGCATGGCTTCCTCATCCTCAGCCGCGAGGACTCCACCATG ATCCTGCAGACGGGGCAGGAGATCATGGAGCTGGACACCAGCGGCTTCGCCACGCAGGGCCCCACCGTCTTTGCCGGCAACATCGGCGAGAACCGCTACATCGTCCAAGTGTCGCCGCTGGGTATCCGGCTGCTGGAAGGAG TGAACCAGCTGCACTTCATCCCGGTGGATCTGGGCTCGCCGATTGTGCACTGCGCCGTTGCCGACCCCTACGTGGTGATCATGAGCGCCGAGGGGCAGGTCACCATGTTCGTCCTGAAGAGCGACACGTACGGGGGCCGCACGCACCGCCTCACCCTGCAGAAGCCCCAGCTGCACCAC CAATCCAAGGTGATCGCGCTCTGCCTCTACCGGGACGTCAGCGGGATGTTCACCACGGAGAGCCGGGCAGCCAGCACCCGGGACGAGCTCTCCCTCCGCACCCACTCGGAGGCAGAGACCCTCATCCAGGACATCAG CAACACGGTGGATGATGAGGAGGAGATGCTCTACGGGGATTCAGGGGCTCTTTTCAGCCCGGCCAAGGAGGAGCCGCGCCGCAGCAGCCTCCCCTCCACTGACCGGGACCCCCACCAGTACAAACCAGAGCCCACCCACTGGTGCGTGCTCGTGCGGGAGAACGGCGCCATGGAG ATCTACCAGCTGCCGGATTGGCGCCTGGTGTTCCTGGTGAAGAACTTCCCGATGGGGCAGCGGGTGCTGGTCGACAGTTCCTTTGGGCAGCCGGCGGCCCAGGGCGACGGCAAGAAGGAGGAGGTGACGCGGCAGGGGGAGCTGCCGCTGGTGAaggaggtgctgctggtggcactgggCAACCGCCAGAGCCGGCCCTACCTGCTG GTGCACGTGGATCAGGAGCTGCTCATCTATGAGGCCTTCAGCCACGACTCCCAGCTGGGCCAGAGCAACCTCAAGGTCCGGTTCAAGAAG GTCCCCCACAACATCAATTTTCGAGAGAAGAAGCTGAAACAGTCCAAGAAGAAGCCAGAGAGTGCAGGGGGCGAGGAGCCGGGGGGGCCCCGTGGCCGCGTCGCCCGCTTCCGCTACTTTGAGGATATCTACGGCTACTCGGGG GTTTTTATCTGTGGCCCCTCCCCACACTGGCTCCTGGTGACTTCGCGGGGGGCCCTGCGCCTGCACCCCATGACCATCGACGGCACCGTCGAGTCATTCGCTCCCTTCCACAACATCAACTGCCCTAAGGGCTTCCTCTACTTCAACCGGCAG GGGGAGCTGAGGATCAGCGTCCTGCCGGCCTACCTCTCCTACGATGCCCCGTGGCCCGTACGGAAGATCCCGCTGCGCTGCACCACACACTACGTCGCATACCATGTGGAGTCCAAG GTCTATGCTGTGGCCACCAGCGTCATCAACCCCTGCACCCGCATCCCCCGCATGACCGGGGAGGAGAAGGAGTTTGAGAGCATCGAGCGGG aCGACCGCTACATCCACCCGCAGCAGGAAGCCTTCTCCATACAGCTGATCTCCCCGGTGAGCTGGGAGACCATCCCCAACACCCG caTCGACCTGGAGGAGTGGGAGCACGTCACCTGCATGAAGACGGTGTCCCTGAAGAGTGAGGAGACGGTGTCGGGGCTGAAGGGCTACATCGCCGTTGGCACCTGCCTGATGCAGGGTGAGGAGGTGACCTGCCGTGGACGG aTCCTCATCATGGACATCATCGAGGTGGTGCCGGAGCCAGGGCAGCCGCTGACCAAGAACAAGTTCAAGGTCTTGTACGAGAAGGAACAGAAGGGTCCGGTCACCGCCCTCTGCCACTGCAATGGCTACCTCGTCTCGGCCATTGGCCAGAAG ATCTTCCTGTGGAGCCTGAAGGACAATGACCTGACGGGGATGGCCTTCATCGACACCCAGCTCTACATCCACCAGATGATCAGCGTCAAGAACTTCATCCTGGCCGCCGACCTGATGAAGAGCATCTCCTTGCTGCGCTACCAGGAGGAGAGCAAGACCCTCTCCCTTGTTAGCCGG gACGCAAAGCCCCTGGAGGTGTACAGCGTGGACTTCATGGTGGACAGCACCCAGCTGGGCTTCCTGG TGTCCGACCGTGACCGCAACCTCCTGGTGTACATGTACCTGCCGGAAG CCAAGGAGAGCTTTGGCGGGATGCGGCTGCTGCGGCGCGCCGACTTCCACGTGGGCGCCCACGTCAACACGTTCTGGCGGACGCCGTGTCGCGGCGCTGCTGATGGCCCCAACAAGAAAACCAGCGCCTGGGAGAACAAGCACATCACCTGGTTTG CCACACTGGACGGGGGCAtcgggctgctgctgcccatgcaGGAGAAGACGTACCGGCGGCTGCTGATGCTGCAGAACGCGCTCAGCACCATGCTGCCCCACCATGCCGGCCTCAACCCCCGCGCCTTCAG GCTGCTGCACGTGGACCGGCGCATCCTGCAGAACGCGGTGCGCAACGTTCTGGACGGGGAGCTGCTGAACCGCTACCTCTACCTCAGCACTATGGAGCGCGGCGAGCTGGCCAAGAAGATCGGCACCACGCCCGACATC ATCCTGGAGGACCTGCTGGAGATCGACCGGGTGACGGCTCACTTCTga